Below is a window of Dehalococcoidales bacterium DNA.
ATCAAATGATAGCACTTCCACGCCCATGGTTAACAGGTACTGCAGGTTGACGCTGGCACAGAGGTGCAACGCTCTGAGTCCTTCAAAACCAGCCATGAAGTCCTGATAGTCCTGTTTGGCTTGCATATCATTGTAGCCTGACAAGCCGCTGAAGACCCAGCCCAGTCCGGGCTCGTCCATCCAGACAAAGGCGTTCTCATTCTTTGCCTTGAGTTGCCGGTACTGGAGGTTGACCTTCTTCTGGATAAAGTCGTAGAGCAGTGCCCTGACTCCTTCATTATAAATGATAGGTCTGGAGTTCTCGTCAGTCACCCTGAAACCGAAGCTGACCGGCCCCGTTATTTGCCCGCGGACAGCCGGATAGCCGCTGAGGTCTTCAGCCAGGAAGCGCCGGTAGGTAGCTGAATACTGCTGGCTCAGGGCAAAGGTCTCCGGCTCGGTCATCTTCCGGGAGTAATCGTTCAACTCCTCTTCAAAACGGTTGGTATCAAAGGTTATCTTTGCATTTTCAGTGTCGACGGTTATCCCCGGAAAGTTCTGTGACGTCTGCACATACATATCTTCGTAGAAGCTGATATTGGGTAGCTGAGGAAAGAAGGTGACGTCCAGACTAAGGGCCAGTTTCATGGCACTCTCGATGTCCCGGTGGGGCATGATACCCATGGCGGTGGTCTTGCAATCAGCTTCAAAGTTCAGCCTACTATTCTTCATCATTCAGACTGGTTCAGGCTCTCTATCAAGGTTTGAGGTCGCCCCTGACGCCGACGGTTATTTCCCGGAAGGGGATATCCTTCCCACTCGATTGTACCGCCTGTTGTGCCATGTGTACCAGTCCGAAGCAGCAGGGTACTTCCATGTGGACTACCGTCAGGCTTTTGACGTCTGATTGGCGCAGGATTTCTCCAAGTTTCTGCAGGTGCGCCTGGAAATCATCAAGCTTGGGACAGGCGACCAGCAGGCTGTGGTCTCTCAGCAAGTCCCGGTGAAAGGCGGCGTGAGCAAAGGGAACACAGTCCGCCGTCAGCATCAGGTCGGTACCTTGCAGGAAAGGCGCTGCTGGCGGAACGAGGGTAAGCTGTACCGGCCACTGGGTTAACATTGACGGCTGGGGTGCCGCTGTGCCGGGGGCGGCTTCCGCCGTGTCCGGACTGGCGAATTGAGTTACCGTTGATGAGGGACAACCACACGGTAATTCATCTCCGGCAGATTTGTCCTGTTCCATGAATAGTTTGACCGCCTCCTCATCAAATTCCTCGGCGGTCCTCTCTTCGATGGTGAGCGCTCCTTCAGGGCACTCTCCGATGCAGGCCGCCAGGCCGTCACAATACCTCTCGCTGATGAGTTTTGCCTTACCATCAACAATCTGCAGGGCGCCCTCAACACAGGACGGGACGCAGATACCGCAGCCGGTGCACATTTCCTCATCAATTTTTATGATTTTTCTTAACGTTCTTGTTGTCATTAACTGCTCCTTTATCTTCCGAAAGTAATCAGCTCGGCTGGAAATTGTCTTTAACCTCCCGCCACCTTTCCTCGCCCAGGCATTGCCGTGCCGAAGCGCACCAGTCAATGCAGGAAGGCATTTTATCACGGTAGACCACTTCACCGCACTGATGGCATTTTACTCTCATTTCGTCAGAGAAGATTTCCACTTCAGCGCTGCAGTTGGGGCATTTGTACAGGGACACCCGTAGCTTCCTTAAATCCTGCCCCGGACACTTGCTGTACATTCTGTCACCTCGTCTACTGGAATACTACTTTAAGTATATCTTATAACGTGTCGGTATTGCTGACTATGATTTGCATCATATAACGACTGGCGGAAGCCGGGTACCGGGACTATACTTGTGGCGGCCCTTCACTCAGGAGTTTAAGTTTTTCCTGGTTGGTGATAACTATCTGGCCGCGGCTGGAGCGGATGATTCCCCGGTTCTTGAGGTTGGTCATAACCCGTATTGTCGTTTCGGTGGTTGTACCCGCCATGTTGGCGATGTCCTGGCGGGTGAAGGGCAGGGTAGTGCCCAGCTTTGAAGAGAGCATCAGCAGTATGCCGGCCAGCCGTTGTTCAACCCTCTCACTGGCCAGGTCGCGCAGGCGGTTCTGCGCATCTCTGAGTCTTCCGCCCAGCACGTTGATAATCTTGAGGGCTACCCGGGGGTGATTGGCCAGAAAAGAAAGGAAGTCGTCCTTTTTAATCTCCAGCACTCTGGTTTTAGTTACAGCCTGAGATGAAGCTGGATAGGGCTTATCTTCGAAAACGGCGACCTCGCCGAACATTTCCCCCGGCCCAAAGAAAGCGATGACAAATTCCTTTCCGGACGAGGAGTGCTTGATAACTTTCACCTGTCCTTCAGTAAGGATATAGAACCAGCGGGCTTCATCTCCTTCCCAGAAGATAAATTTATTTGACATAAAGCAGCGTTCGTTGGCGAGGGCAGCGAGTTCATTAAGCTCGTCTTTGTTCAGGCTGGAGAAGATTGGCGTGCTTTCTAAGGTTTGAGTCCGGCTGTGCTGCAATTTCGTTAGCTTCTCCCGGTAATTGTTGATTGATAAAAGTGTGTTGCTGAGGGAGATTATAACATATGTAACCGGAACCGGTCTGGTTGACCGCTAAGTCAGTCGTAAAAGTGAGAGGGGGGATGGCGGTTTATAACCGCCATCCCCCCTTTGGAGCAACTGTTTTTGTAATAATTGGGTGTCAGTAGCCCATGGATTTCATCAGTCCCTGGTCAATCCAGACCCAGGTAGGCCAGTTGTAGGGAGTGGTGTAGCCAACGATCCACTCGCCGTGGTAGTTCTTGACCCATGGCCACCATGCCGTATAGGTGAAGGGGCCGGGCAGTGCAATGTACCAGGCTTGCTCAAGGGCGTATTTGTAAGCCTCTTTGACGATAGCGGCTGCCTTGGGTTCATCAAACACGTAGACTTGCTTAAAGTCTTCCTGCGCCTGGTTCATTACCGGGTCATCAACCAGGCTGGCATTGATGTAGTCCAGCGGCTGGAACTTGTGCCAGGCGTAAGGCGTGACTACGGAGCCACCGCTAAAGTAGGCTTCCTCATGTGTCCTCCCCCGCCCGATGGAAGTCCAGACACCCCTTTCCTTGACGGAAATGTCCAGGTCAATCCCTACCTTACTCCAGTAGTTTTTCACCAGTGACAGCAGGTCGACATCATCAGCCAGGGCAATTACTTCCATTTTGAAGCCGTTGGGATAACCAGCCTCAGCCAGGAGCTGCTTGGCTTTATCCGGGTTATAGCTGAAAATATCCCGGACAATCTGTGACTGCTCCTCAAGCGGAGTGTAGTGAGACATGTACATGGAGATAGGGGCTGCCGGGAAAGCCAGCTTTTCAGCGCGGCCGCCAAAATATTCGCTGACTATCTCATCTTCATTGATGGCCATCTGCAATGCGTGTCTGACATTGATGTTATGCCAGGGCTGTTCCGGCCTGTCCATCCTCATCGCTATTACCTGCGGGTCTAACGGGGGTTCCGCAAAATTTTCCAGCTCGGGTGTAGTCTGCTCCAGGGTCGCGAAGTCTTCCCAGGCAATGCGTGATAGCTGGTGTATCTTGGCGGTACG
It encodes the following:
- a CDS encoding 4Fe-4S binding protein, producing the protein MTTRTLRKIIKIDEEMCTGCGICVPSCVEGALQIVDGKAKLISERYCDGLAACIGECPEGALTIEERTAEEFDEEAVKLFMEQDKSAGDELPCGCPSSTVTQFASPDTAEAAPGTAAPQPSMLTQWPVQLTLVPPAAPFLQGTDLMLTADCVPFAHAAFHRDLLRDHSLLVACPKLDDFQAHLQKLGEILRQSDVKSLTVVHMEVPCCFGLVHMAQQAVQSSGKDIPFREITVGVRGDLKP
- a CDS encoding Crp/Fnr family transcriptional regulator, with translation MQHSRTQTLESTPIFSSLNKDELNELAALANERCFMSNKFIFWEGDEARWFYILTEGQVKVIKHSSSGKEFVIAFFGPGEMFGEVAVFEDKPYPASSQAVTKTRVLEIKKDDFLSFLANHPRVALKIINVLGGRLRDAQNRLRDLASERVEQRLAGILLMLSSKLGTTLPFTRQDIANMAGTTTETTIRVMTNLKNRGIIRSSRGQIVITNQEKLKLLSEGPPQV